A region of Rhodanobacteraceae bacterium DNA encodes the following proteins:
- a CDS encoding Hydrolase, alpha/beta fold family codes for MEKPAPGPSISKFDTVPARDGVPLAVEARGPVDAPSVLFAHGFGQSRRAWTRTAESMAERGWRTLAFDARGHGDSGRVAGGRYRLEQFVDDLLVVAHSLGQPPVLVGASLGGLLGLVAAGEIRPDPFRALVLVDITPRWETAGVERMLGFMRAHPRGFASLDEAAAEVAAYLPQRRRRKDRDELAQLLKRGEDGRLRWHWDPALLDTVAHEGERHQQRLLDAARNIDVPVLLVSGGRSDIVSDATVGEFLDSVPHAVHVEVPHATHTLAGDDNAAFTGAIEPFLNTLDLETTAPRPRAAGLRGQP; via the coding sequence ATGGAAAAGCCGGCTCCCGGTCCAAGCATCAGCAAGTTCGACACCGTACCGGCGCGCGATGGCGTGCCGCTCGCCGTCGAAGCGCGTGGTCCTGTCGATGCACCGTCAGTGTTGTTCGCGCACGGTTTCGGTCAGAGCCGGCGCGCATGGACCCGCACGGCCGAATCCATGGCCGAACGCGGGTGGCGCACGCTCGCTTTCGATGCGCGCGGCCATGGCGACAGCGGCCGGGTCGCGGGCGGCCGTTATCGACTGGAACAATTCGTCGACGACCTGCTGGTCGTTGCCCATTCGTTGGGGCAGCCGCCAGTGCTGGTGGGCGCATCGCTGGGTGGCCTGCTTGGATTGGTGGCTGCCGGCGAGATTCGCCCCGATCCCTTCCGCGCGCTGGTGCTGGTGGACATCACGCCGCGCTGGGAAACCGCGGGCGTGGAGCGCATGCTCGGCTTCATGCGCGCGCACCCGCGCGGTTTCGCGTCGCTCGACGAGGCCGCCGCTGAAGTGGCCGCGTACCTGCCGCAGCGCCGCCGCCGCAAGGATCGTGATGAACTCGCGCAACTGCTCAAGCGCGGCGAGGACGGACGCCTGCGCTGGCATTGGGATCCGGCCCTCCTCGACACCGTGGCGCACGAAGGCGAGCGCCATCAGCAGCGGCTGCTGGATGCCGCACGCAACATCGACGTCCCCGTGCTGCTGGTGTCGGGCGGGCGCAGCGACATCGTGTCTGACGCCACCGTCGGTGAATTCCTCGACAGCGTGCCGCATGCCGTGCACGTCGAAGTTCCGCACGCCACCCACACCCTGGCGGGCGACGACAATGCCGCGTTCACGGGGGCGATCGAACCGTTCCTGAATACACTCGACTTGGAAACCACTGCACCGCGTCCACGCGCGGCCGGCTTGCGAGGTCAGCCATGA
- a CDS encoding Transcriptional regulator, AcrR family: MPVESATTTHPRETVRPGRAHARLSATDWEHGALDMLAEEGVAGLAIEALARRLGVTKGSFYWHFKNREALLQAALDRWEADDERELQAHIGTAGGNPRERLGALFRWVSGEIQSHRVYAALLQALDHPQVRPMMTRVSQRRMDLLEVAFRQAGLASEDARHRARLTYAAYVGFLQLNVALELPHLSHEQYEAYVEHVIGALVPRMG, translated from the coding sequence ATGCCCGTCGAATCCGCGACCACGACCCACCCGCGCGAAACCGTGCGGCCCGGTCGGGCGCATGCGCGTTTGTCCGCGACGGACTGGGAACACGGCGCGCTCGACATGCTCGCCGAGGAAGGCGTCGCCGGTCTCGCCATCGAAGCGCTGGCGCGGCGTCTGGGCGTCACCAAGGGCAGTTTCTACTGGCATTTCAAGAATCGCGAAGCCTTGTTGCAGGCCGCGCTGGACCGTTGGGAAGCCGACGACGAACGCGAGCTGCAGGCGCACATCGGCACGGCCGGCGGCAACCCGCGCGAAAGGCTCGGCGCGCTGTTCCGCTGGGTATCCGGCGAAATCCAGTCGCACCGTGTCTATGCTGCGCTGCTGCAGGCGCTGGACCACCCGCAGGTGAGGCCGATGATGACGCGCGTCTCGCAGCGGCGGATGGATCTGCTGGAAGTGGCGTTCCGGCAAGCCGGACTCGCGAGCGAGGATGCGCGCCATCGGGCACGGCTCACCTACGCGGCTTACGTGGGTTTCCTGCAACTGAATGTGGCGCTCGAACTGCCGCACCTCTCGCACGAACAGTACGAGGCCTACGTCGAGCACGTGATCGGCGCGCTGGTGCCGCGCATGGGCTGA
- a CDS encoding Phosphoenolpyruvate carboxykinase [GTP] has protein sequence MLQPHKFRASRCLAMDAGGDYRHKPSLSGGAAAPESLMPSKLDALNRWVDQVAKQTRPDHIHWCDGSDAEYTQLVTEMLATVELIELNQQTHPRCYLHRSDPKDVARVEKLTVICTKDKDDAGPNNNWMDPAEAHAKIDALFDGCMQGRTMYVIPYCMGPLGSPLSRCGVEITDSKYVVANMRMMTRMGTAALERIEREGRFVKGQHSKGELDPARRWIMHFPEELTIKSYGSGYGGNALLGKKCHALRIGSWQARTEGWLAEHMLIVGIENPQHEIRYIAAAFPSACGKTNLSMLIPPEGYRREGWKVWTVGDDICWMRPGRDGRLYAINPEAGFFGVAPGTSKKTNANALAMLSHDTIFTNVAVTADNQPWWEGLDDRKPVKDWQGRDYDPANGPAAHPNSRFTVRISQCPSWSPEAENDAGVPIDVIVFGGRRAERVPLVIEARDWTHGVLLGASMASETTAAATDVGVAIRRDPMAMKPFCGYNYGDYFAHWLSFDQPGAKLPKVFHVNWFRKGRNGKFLWPGFGDNMRVLEWMLKRVTGQAGAVETPIGNLPCAEDLNLEGLALPDGAIDELFRVDKAEWRDEEAAVGEYLEGYGSHLPDALKTAHRRIVDALDAESETAATTPVRKAAAS, from the coding sequence ATGCTGCAACCGCACAAATTCCGCGCCTCGCGCTGCCTTGCAATGGACGCAGGCGGAGACTACCGTCACAAACCCTCCCTTTCCGGCGGTGCCGCGGCACCGGAATCCCTGATGCCAAGCAAACTCGATGCGCTGAACCGATGGGTCGACCAAGTCGCGAAACAGACCCGGCCCGACCACATCCACTGGTGCGACGGCTCCGACGCCGAATACACGCAGCTCGTCACCGAGATGCTCGCAACCGTCGAATTGATCGAACTGAACCAGCAGACCCATCCGCGCTGCTACCTGCACCGCTCCGATCCGAAAGACGTTGCGCGCGTCGAGAAGCTCACGGTGATCTGCACGAAGGACAAGGACGACGCCGGCCCCAACAACAACTGGATGGATCCGGCCGAGGCGCACGCGAAGATCGACGCGCTGTTCGACGGCTGCATGCAGGGCCGCACGATGTACGTGATCCCGTACTGCATGGGCCCTCTCGGCTCGCCGCTGTCGCGCTGCGGCGTCGAGATCACCGACTCGAAATACGTCGTCGCCAACATGCGCATGATGACCCGCATGGGCACCGCCGCGCTGGAACGCATCGAGCGCGAGGGCCGCTTCGTCAAGGGCCAGCACTCCAAGGGCGAGCTCGATCCGGCGCGCCGCTGGATCATGCACTTCCCCGAGGAACTCACCATCAAGTCCTACGGTTCCGGCTACGGCGGCAACGCGCTGCTGGGCAAGAAGTGCCACGCGCTGCGCATCGGTTCGTGGCAGGCACGCACCGAAGGCTGGCTGGCCGAGCACATGCTGATCGTCGGCATCGAGAACCCGCAGCACGAAATCCGCTACATCGCGGCGGCGTTTCCGTCGGCCTGCGGCAAGACCAACCTGTCGATGCTGATCCCGCCGGAAGGTTACCGCCGCGAGGGCTGGAAGGTGTGGACGGTCGGCGACGACATCTGCTGGATGCGGCCCGGCAGGGACGGCCGGCTGTACGCGATCAACCCCGAAGCCGGTTTCTTCGGCGTCGCGCCCGGCACCTCGAAGAAGACCAACGCCAATGCGCTCGCGATGCTCTCGCACGACACCATCTTCACCAATGTCGCCGTGACCGCCGACAACCAACCGTGGTGGGAAGGCCTGGACGACAGGAAACCCGTGAAGGACTGGCAGGGCCGCGACTACGATCCTGCCAACGGTCCGGCCGCGCATCCGAACTCACGCTTCACCGTGCGCATCAGCCAGTGCCCGAGCTGGTCGCCCGAGGCCGAAAACGATGCCGGCGTGCCGATCGACGTGATCGTGTTCGGCGGCCGCCGCGCCGAACGGGTGCCGCTGGTGATCGAAGCCCGCGACTGGACGCACGGCGTGCTGCTGGGCGCTTCGATGGCGTCGGAAACCACCGCCGCCGCCACCGACGTCGGCGTCGCGATCCGCCGCGACCCGATGGCGATGAAACCGTTCTGCGGCTACAACTACGGCGATTACTTCGCGCACTGGCTTTCGTTCGACCAGCCCGGCGCCAAACTGCCGAAAGTGTTCCACGTCAACTGGTTCCGCAAGGGCCGGAACGGCAAGTTCCTGTGGCCCGGCTTCGGTGACAACATGCGCGTGCTGGAGTGGATGCTGAAGCGCGTCACCGGCCAGGCCGGCGCCGTCGAAACGCCGATCGGCAATCTGCCGTGCGCGGAAGACCTGAACCTCGAAGGCTTGGCACTTCCGGACGGCGCGATCGACGAGCTGTTCCGCGTGGACAAGGCCGAATGGCGCGACGAGGAAGCCGCGGTCGGCGAATACCTCGAGGGTTACGGCTCGCACCTTCCCGACGCGCTGAAAACGGCGCATCGACGCATCGTCGATGCCCTGGACGCCGAATCCGAAACCGCGGCGACGACGCCCGTGCGCAAGGCGGCGGCATCCTGA
- a CDS encoding Protein translocase subunit SecA has product MPNILTSVFGSRNERVLKQLSKIVARINALEPDMQRLDDAALRGKTAEFKQRVANGESLDKILPEAFAVVREASRRVLGLRHYDVQLIGGMVLHQGKIAEMRTGEGKTLVATLPVYLNALEGKGVHVVTVNDYLAKRDAAWMGKVYNFLDLTVGVVWPGMEMSDKAAAYGADITYGTNNEFGFDYLRDNMAVSKEQLYQRGLHYAIVDEVDSILIDEARTPLIISGPAEESPELYVRVNRIVPHMTRQAREPLPGEAPEPGDYYVDEKQKQVHLSEEGMEHAEQLLQQAGILAEDSSLYDARNLAVVHHLNQALRAHALYQRDVDYIVRDGEIIIVDEFTGRTLPGRRWSEGLHQAVEAKEGVPIQRENQTMATITFQNLFRMYDKLAGMTGTADTEAYEFQSIYGLEVVVIPTHKPMIRKDNPDLVFLKPEAKFKAVLEDVKDCHERGQPVLVGTASIEVSELVSGLLKKAGLPHEVLNAKQHAREAKIVEQAGMPGAVTIATNMAGRGTDIVLGGSLDAALAELPPDATDADKEKVRAEWKQRHQQVLDAGGLHIVGTERHESRRVDNQLRGRSGRQGDPGSSRFYLSLQDNLMRIFGGEGLVRWMQRFGMKEDDALEDRLVSRQIEKAQRKVEQHNFDIRKQLLEFDDTANDQRKVIYAQRRELLESEDVSETVRDIRHDVFDSLAQQYVPRESVDEQWDLAGLQNALESEFGMKLDLKQWVETAEEADSEAIHKRVMDAADAMFAAKEQQVGPEVMRALEKHVMLTVVDGAWKDHLASMDYLRQGIYLRSYAQIDPKKEYKREAYLLFQDMLERIKKELTQTLARVRIRTEEEVAALEAEQRRIAAARAMDFQHAETTGFGAAEPQPADGIGHVDNAAAAAGAAAVAPMVRSGPKVGRNDPCPCGSGKKYKHCHGALN; this is encoded by the coding sequence ATGCCCAATATCCTGACGAGTGTCTTCGGCAGCCGCAACGAACGCGTGCTGAAGCAGCTTTCGAAAATCGTGGCGCGCATCAACGCGCTCGAACCCGACATGCAGCGTCTCGATGACGCCGCCCTGCGCGGCAAGACCGCCGAGTTCAAGCAGCGCGTCGCCAACGGCGAGAGCCTCGACAAGATCCTGCCCGAGGCCTTCGCGGTGGTGCGCGAAGCCAGCCGCCGCGTGCTGGGCCTGCGTCATTACGACGTGCAGTTGATTGGCGGCATGGTGCTGCACCAGGGCAAGATCGCCGAGATGCGCACCGGCGAGGGCAAGACCCTGGTCGCGACCTTGCCGGTGTACCTCAACGCGCTGGAAGGCAAGGGCGTGCACGTGGTCACCGTGAACGACTACCTCGCCAAGCGCGACGCCGCGTGGATGGGCAAGGTCTACAACTTCCTCGACCTGACCGTCGGCGTGGTGTGGCCGGGCATGGAGATGTCCGACAAGGCCGCGGCCTATGGCGCCGACATCACCTACGGCACCAACAACGAATTCGGCTTCGACTATCTGCGCGACAACATGGCGGTGTCGAAGGAGCAGCTCTACCAGCGCGGCCTGCACTACGCGATTGTGGACGAAGTCGATTCGATCCTGATCGACGAAGCGCGCACCCCGCTGATCATTTCCGGCCCCGCCGAGGAGTCGCCGGAACTCTACGTGCGCGTCAACCGCATCGTGCCGCACATGACGCGGCAGGCCAGGGAACCGCTGCCGGGCGAGGCGCCCGAGCCCGGCGACTACTACGTCGACGAGAAGCAGAAGCAGGTGCACCTGTCCGAGGAAGGCATGGAGCACGCCGAACAGCTGCTGCAGCAGGCGGGCATCCTCGCCGAGGATTCCAGCCTGTACGACGCGCGCAATCTCGCGGTCGTGCATCACCTGAACCAGGCGCTGCGCGCACATGCGCTGTACCAGCGCGACGTCGATTACATCGTGCGCGACGGCGAAATCATCATCGTCGACGAGTTCACCGGCCGCACCCTGCCGGGCCGGCGCTGGTCCGAAGGCCTGCACCAGGCCGTCGAGGCCAAGGAAGGCGTGCCGATCCAGCGCGAAAACCAGACGATGGCCACCATCACCTTCCAGAACCTGTTCCGCATGTACGACAAGCTGGCGGGCATGACCGGCACGGCGGACACGGAAGCCTACGAGTTCCAGTCGATCTACGGCCTGGAGGTGGTGGTGATCCCCACCCACAAGCCGATGATCCGCAAGGACAACCCCGATCTCGTGTTCCTGAAGCCCGAGGCCAAGTTCAAGGCGGTGCTGGAAGACGTGAAGGACTGCCACGAACGCGGCCAGCCGGTGCTGGTCGGCACAGCGTCGATCGAGGTGTCGGAACTGGTTTCCGGTTTGTTGAAGAAGGCCGGCCTTCCGCACGAAGTCCTGAATGCCAAGCAGCACGCGCGCGAGGCGAAGATCGTCGAACAGGCGGGGATGCCGGGCGCGGTCACCATCGCCACCAACATGGCCGGCCGCGGCACCGACATCGTGCTGGGCGGCAGCCTCGATGCGGCGCTGGCGGAGCTGCCGCCGGACGCCACCGACGCCGATAAGGAAAAGGTCCGGGCCGAGTGGAAGCAGCGCCACCAGCAGGTGCTGGATGCGGGCGGCCTGCACATCGTCGGCACCGAACGCCACGAATCGCGGCGCGTGGACAACCAGTTGCGCGGCCGTTCCGGCCGCCAGGGCGACCCGGGTTCCTCGCGTTTCTACCTGTCGCTGCAAGACAATCTGATGCGCATCTTCGGCGGCGAAGGCCTGGTGCGCTGGATGCAGCGCTTCGGCATGAAGGAAGACGACGCGCTGGAGGACCGGCTGGTCAGCCGCCAGATCGAGAAGGCGCAGCGCAAGGTCGAGCAGCACAACTTCGACATCCGCAAGCAGTTGCTGGAGTTCGACGATACCGCCAACGATCAGCGCAAGGTCATCTACGCGCAGCGTCGCGAGCTGCTGGAGTCCGAGGATGTTTCCGAGACCGTGCGCGACATCCGCCACGACGTGTTCGATTCGCTGGCGCAGCAGTACGTGCCGCGCGAAAGCGTGGACGAGCAGTGGGATCTGGCCGGCCTGCAAAACGCGCTGGAATCCGAGTTCGGGATGAAGCTGGACCTGAAGCAGTGGGTCGAGACCGCCGAGGAAGCCGATTCCGAAGCCATCCACAAGCGCGTGATGGACGCCGCCGACGCGATGTTCGCGGCCAAGGAGCAGCAGGTCGGTCCCGAGGTGATGCGCGCGCTCGAGAAGCACGTGATGCTGACCGTGGTCGACGGTGCGTGGAAGGACCATCTTGCCAGCATGGATTACCTGCGCCAGGGCATCTATCTCCGCAGTTATGCGCAGATCGATCCCAAGAAGGAATACAAGCGCGAAGCCTACCTGCTGTTCCAGGACATGCTGGAGCGCATCAAGAAGGAACTGACCCAGACGCTGGCGCGCGTGCGCATCCGCACCGAGGAAGAAGTCGCCGCACTGGAAGCCGAGCAGCGCCGCATTGCCGCGGCGCGGGCGATGGATTTCCAGCACGCCGAAACGACCGGGTTTGGTGCCGCCGAACCGCAGCCGGCGGATGGCATCGGGCACGTCGACAACGCTGCCGCCGCAGCGGGCGCGGCTGCCGTCGCGCCGATGGTGCGCAGCGGACCCAAGGTCGGCCGCAACGACCCGTGCCCGTGCGGGTCGGGCAAGAAATACAAGCACTGCCACGGGGCATTGAACTGA
- a CDS encoding M23 family metallopeptidase encodes MGMILVARSRRCEWSNAHLDERRLANRRLFRTLAGGLVVCLVASALLAVWIVSPSSRMLARIDGMRQQIAAQKAELQQVRDNAQRDISRMAIKLGELQADSARLDALGQRLVVAGKLDPAEFNFNEPPGVGGPEKSIPPARSLPFDLSVSMEQLGRRFDAQQTQLGVLQSLLTDRDVTASLIPSGMPVKDGYITSRYGERIDPFTGHESFHPGLDIGVPWGASVHAVAAGVVTYAGVRDGYGKVVEIDHGDGYMTRYAHNSKLLAYVGEHVQAGEVISDAGTSGRSTGPHVHFEVWHDGKLVNPLVYVKR; translated from the coding sequence ATGGGCATGATACTGGTGGCCCGCTCGCGGCGATGCGAATGGTCGAACGCGCATCTGGACGAACGCAGGCTGGCCAACCGCCGCTTGTTCCGGACCTTGGCGGGGGGGCTGGTCGTTTGCTTGGTGGCGAGCGCCTTGCTCGCGGTGTGGATCGTCAGTCCCAGCAGCCGGATGCTGGCCCGGATCGATGGGATGCGCCAGCAGATCGCCGCGCAGAAGGCCGAGTTGCAGCAGGTGCGCGACAATGCGCAGCGCGACATCAGCCGGATGGCAATCAAGCTGGGCGAGTTGCAGGCCGATTCCGCGCGCCTCGACGCGTTGGGCCAGCGCCTGGTGGTGGCCGGCAAGCTCGACCCCGCCGAATTCAACTTCAACGAACCGCCCGGCGTCGGCGGCCCCGAAAAGAGCATTCCGCCTGCCCGTTCGCTTCCTTTCGACCTGTCCGTCAGCATGGAGCAGTTGGGCCGGCGCTTCGATGCCCAGCAGACCCAACTCGGCGTGCTGCAGTCGTTGCTGACCGACCGCGACGTCACGGCCAGCCTGATTCCTTCCGGCATGCCGGTGAAGGATGGCTACATCACTTCCCGCTACGGCGAACGCATCGATCCGTTCACGGGACACGAGAGCTTCCATCCCGGGCTCGACATTGGCGTGCCGTGGGGCGCGTCGGTGCACGCCGTGGCCGCCGGCGTGGTGACCTATGCCGGCGTGCGCGACGGCTACGGCAAGGTGGTCGAAATCGACCACGGCGACGGCTACATGACCCGCTACGCCCACAACAGCAAGCTGCTGGCGTACGTCGGCGAGCACGTGCAGGCGGGCGAAGTGATCTCCGACGCGGGCACCAGCGGCCGCTCGACCGGGCCGCACGTGCACTTCGAAGTGTGGCACGACGGCAAGCTGGTCAATCCGCTCGTGTACGTCAAACGCTGA
- a CDS encoding UDP-3-O-[3-hydroxymyristoyl] N-acetylglucosamine deacetylase, which produces MIKQRTLKNVIRATGVGLHTGEKVYMTLRPAAVNTGIVFRRTDLAEPVSIPSRCEYVGDTRLSSTLISGDVRVGTVEHLLSAMAGLGIDNAYVDLSAPEVPIMDGSAGPFVFLLQSAGIEEQSAPKRFIRIKKPVKVEQGDKWARFEPFDGFKVGFSIEFQHPIFSRRASRAEIDFSTTSFVKEVSRARTFGFMRDIEMLREKNLALGGSMDNAIVLDDYRVLNEDGLRYEDEFVKHKILDAIGDLYLLGHSLIGAFFGHKSGHQLNNQLLRALLADKSAWEEVTFDDPALAPISYAHPAQAV; this is translated from the coding sequence ATGATCAAGCAGCGCACGCTCAAGAACGTGATCCGCGCGACGGGCGTGGGCTTGCACACAGGCGAAAAGGTTTACATGACCTTGCGCCCCGCTGCGGTCAACACCGGCATCGTGTTCCGCCGCACTGATCTCGCCGAACCCGTCAGCATTCCCTCGCGCTGCGAATATGTCGGCGATACGCGCCTGTCCAGCACGCTGATCAGTGGTGACGTGCGCGTCGGCACCGTCGAACATTTGCTTTCCGCAATGGCCGGCCTCGGCATCGACAACGCCTACGTGGACCTCTCCGCGCCGGAAGTGCCGATCATGGACGGCAGCGCGGGTCCGTTCGTGTTCCTGCTGCAGTCGGCCGGCATCGAGGAACAGTCCGCGCCCAAGCGCTTCATCCGCATCAAGAAGCCGGTGAAGGTCGAACAGGGTGACAAGTGGGCGCGCTTCGAGCCGTTCGACGGTTTCAAGGTCGGCTTCTCGATCGAGTTCCAGCACCCGATCTTTTCGCGCCGCGCTTCCAGGGCCGAAATCGATTTCTCGACGACCTCGTTCGTCAAGGAAGTCAGCCGCGCGCGCACCTTCGGATTCATGCGCGACATCGAGATGCTGCGCGAGAAGAATCTTGCGCTGGGCGGTTCGATGGACAACGCCATCGTGCTGGACGATTACCGCGTGTTGAACGAGGACGGCCTGCGCTACGAGGACGAATTCGTCAAGCACAAGATCCTCGATGCGATCGGCGACCTGTATTTGCTGGGCCACAGCCTGATCGGCGCGTTCTTCGGCCACAAGTCCGGGCACCAGTTGAACAACCAGTTGTTGCGCGCCCTGTTGGCCGACAAGTCGGCGTGGGAAGAAGTCACCTTCGACGATCCCGCCCTGGCGCCGATTTCCTACGCACATCCGGCGCAGGCGGTATAA
- a CDS encoding Cell division protein FtsZ, producing the protein MFELVEQLAPNAVIKVIGVGGGGGNAVSHMVNSAIDGVEFICANTDAQALKSSGARTTLQLGETVTKGLGAGANPEIGRQAALEDRDRIVEVLDGADMVFITCGMGGGTGTGAAPVVAQLAKEKGILTVAVVTKPFPFEGRRRMQVALKGIEDLSQSVDSLITVPNEKLLTVLGREVTLLNAFKAANDVLQGAVQGIADLITRPGLINVDFADVRTVMSEMGMAMMGTGTARGDDRAQAAAEAAINNPLLENVDLSGACGILVNVTAGPNLTMREFDEIGRVVHDFASEDATVVLGTALDPDLSDDVRVTVVATGLNRAAKPALRPVPKPETIEMPKPTRVLRTGTDNGPVTFAAQPEPAAVVRKSPAAAAKPEAEAAPGYDYLDIPAFLRRQAD; encoded by the coding sequence ATGTTTGAACTGGTGGAACAACTCGCACCCAATGCGGTGATCAAGGTGATCGGTGTCGGCGGCGGCGGTGGCAATGCCGTCAGCCACATGGTCAATTCAGCCATCGATGGCGTGGAGTTCATCTGCGCCAACACGGACGCGCAGGCGCTGAAAAGCTCCGGCGCACGCACCACGCTGCAACTCGGCGAAACGGTGACCAAGGGCCTTGGCGCCGGCGCCAACCCCGAGATCGGCCGCCAGGCCGCGCTCGAGGATCGCGACCGGATCGTCGAAGTGCTCGACGGCGCCGATATGGTGTTCATCACCTGCGGCATGGGTGGCGGCACCGGCACCGGCGCGGCGCCGGTGGTCGCACAGCTCGCGAAAGAGAAGGGTATCCTGACGGTCGCGGTGGTGACCAAGCCGTTCCCGTTCGAGGGCCGTCGCCGCATGCAGGTGGCGCTGAAGGGCATCGAGGATCTGTCGCAGTCGGTCGACTCGCTGATCACCGTGCCGAACGAGAAGCTGCTGACGGTGCTGGGCCGCGAGGTGACCTTGCTGAATGCGTTCAAGGCCGCCAACGACGTGCTGCAGGGCGCCGTGCAGGGCATCGCCGACCTGATCACCCGCCCGGGCCTGATCAACGTCGACTTCGCCGACGTGCGCACCGTGATGAGCGAAATGGGCATGGCGATGATGGGCACCGGCACCGCCCGCGGCGATGACCGCGCGCAGGCGGCGGCCGAGGCGGCCATCAACAACCCGCTGCTGGAGAACGTGGATCTCTCGGGTGCCTGCGGCATCCTGGTCAACGTCACCGCCGGGCCGAACCTGACGATGCGCGAGTTCGACGAGATCGGCCGCGTGGTGCACGACTTCGCCAGCGAGGATGCGACCGTGGTGCTGGGCACCGCGCTCGATCCGGATCTCTCGGACGACGTGCGCGTCACGGTGGTCGCGACCGGCCTGAACCGAGCCGCCAAGCCCGCGTTGCGGCCGGTGCCCAAGCCGGAAACCATCGAGATGCCCAAGCCCACGCGGGTACTGCGTACCGGAACCGACAACGGGCCGGTGACTTTCGCTGCCCAGCCGGAACCGGCCGCGGTCGTCAGGAAATCGCCTGCCGCGGCGGCCAAACCGGAAGCGGAAGCCGCGCCGGGGTACGACTATCTGGACATCCCGGCGTTTCTGCGGCGTCAGGCGGATTGA
- a CDS encoding Cell division protein FtsA yields MTRKSDKHLVVGLDIGTSKVMAIVGEYLPGEPVEVIGFGSHASRGMKKGVVVEIDSNVHSIQRAIEEAEQMAGCDIRSVCASISGSHLDTHNSRGAAAIRDREVAAGDLDQVLESASAVPIPADRKVLYKEPQEYRIDGQDGIRHPVGMSGVRLEAGVHMVTGAASAVQNLTKCIQRCGLQVDDLVPAAVAASKAVLTEDERELGVCVVDLGAGTTDIAIYTQGSIRYTKSLPVGGDQVTSDISQYVQTPTGNAEEIKVKYGCALAQMARGEETIQVPSVGERPPRRLQRQALAQSIQARYEEIFEMVQDEVRRSGFENLLAAGVVLTGGAARIEGALYLAEEVFHKMVRLGVPQHVTGATEVIATPAHAAGIGLLLHGSREGSHSRAIGGAMGDSVAGFIGKARGWLTRNF; encoded by the coding sequence ATGACCCGCAAGAGTGACAAGCACCTCGTCGTCGGCCTCGACATCGGCACTTCCAAGGTGATGGCGATTGTCGGCGAATACCTGCCGGGCGAACCGGTCGAGGTGATCGGTTTCGGCAGCCACGCTTCGCGTGGCATGAAGAAGGGCGTGGTGGTCGAGATCGACTCCAACGTGCACTCGATCCAGCGCGCGATCGAGGAAGCCGAACAGATGGCCGGTTGCGACATCCGTTCGGTGTGTGCGTCGATTTCCGGCAGCCACCTCGACACCCACAATTCGCGCGGCGCGGCCGCGATCCGCGACCGCGAAGTCGCGGCCGGCGACCTCGACCAGGTGCTGGAATCGGCCAGCGCGGTGCCGATCCCGGCCGACCGCAAGGTGCTCTACAAGGAGCCACAGGAGTATCGGATCGACGGCCAGGACGGCATCCGTCATCCGGTCGGCATGAGCGGCGTGCGGCTGGAAGCCGGCGTGCACATGGTGACCGGCGCGGCCTCGGCGGTGCAGAACCTCACCAAGTGCATCCAGCGCTGTGGCCTGCAGGTGGACGATCTGGTGCCTGCCGCGGTGGCGGCGTCCAAGGCGGTGCTGACCGAGGACGAGCGCGAACTCGGCGTGTGCGTGGTCGACCTCGGCGCCGGCACCACCGACATCGCGATCTATACGCAGGGTTCGATCCGCTACACCAAGTCGCTGCCGGTCGGCGGCGACCAGGTGACGTCCGACATTTCGCAATACGTGCAGACGCCCACCGGCAACGCCGAGGAAATCAAGGTGAAGTACGGCTGCGCGCTGGCGCAGATGGCGCGCGGCGAGGAAACCATCCAGGTGCCCAGCGTGGGCGAACGTCCGCCGCGGCGGCTGCAGCGGCAGGCGCTGGCGCAGTCGATCCAGGCGCGTTACGAGGAAATCTTCGAGATGGTGCAGGACGAAGTGCGCCGCTCGGGTTTCGAGAACCTGCTCGCGGCCGGCGTGGTGCTGACCGGCGGCGCGGCGCGCATCGAAGGCGCGCTGTACCTCGCCGAGGAGGTGTTCCACAAGATGGTGCGCCTCGGCGTGCCGCAACACGTCACCGGCGCGACCGAGGTGATCGCGACGCCGGCGCACGCTGCGGGCATCGGCCTGCTGTTGCACGGATCGCGCGAAGGCAGCCACAGCCGCGCGATCGGCGGCGCGATGGGCGACAGTGTTGCCGGTTTCATTGGCAAGGCGCGGGGCTGGTTGACACGGAACTTCTAG